In Solanum stenotomum isolate F172 chromosome 6, ASM1918654v1, whole genome shotgun sequence, one DNA window encodes the following:
- the LOC125867460 gene encoding uncharacterized protein LOC125867460: protein MALLGDDGRGYELALKLESHGVWRSWLSDSLYTNFIPLLSSPSTWDSFMRTDVAKTRVQIHLQLRVRALLFDKASVSLFLRSDKPPSSINTASVISKLNPNYLQLHGDDVYFTLDNCSQDEAQQREGVSGTSTVLSKVQSKSNFGAGSRYSESEADAMSQRLKLDDLPETWYNQFFEKYKASKSYRLQFGDSEAEKRTPEQMSFYRKVVENHKRRRVAFKVDQNIGFGMLDDGSNLQSNSILDNDNPFFPETISAMNCVPDSAVLRTSQLKENQKVEFNGVLDTLPQIMTKSPIMIERLGIRPEYLSMDQGSNQNLGKNGAERSKKCLGEMQALKLSQKVMAQLLGNVGFEGSSEVPLDVLTKFMSCHIRKLGSTLKLLSDSYRKQCSAMELLKMFLHTDGHSNLAMLSALVKDNTRNVVQQTQQQVHGFQQQLQPQHAAAIRQSQQILRMHPQMQQIQQMINSQNLTPQQQQQLISSQNLTPQQLQQLINSQNLTPQQQQQLINSQNLTPQQQQQLINSQNVTPQQQQQLINSQNLTPQQQQQLINTQNLTPQQQQHLERLRRRQQLTPRPGMSMNMNIDKDRPLVEVKLEHPTDFPMDNNAFNAMTARQPQMQQFRQQQIAAMSSTYAQNTNQFRPMSSLQIPQVQSPNMGMARAPPVKVEGFQELMGGDSTMKHDSEENKLMSPQK, encoded by the exons ATGGCGTTGCTCGGCGACGACGGCCGAGGTTACGAGCTAGCTCTGAAACTGGAGAGTCACGGCGTATGGCGTTCATGGCTCAGCGATTCACTATATACCAATTTCattcctcttctttcttctccttctacTTGGGATTCTTTCATGAGAACAGACGTTGCAAAAACTAGGGTTCAGATTCACCTACAGCTTCGTGTTCGTGCTCTCCTGTTTGATAAAGCATCTGTTTCTCTCTTCCTCCGATCCGATAAACCGCCGTCGTCAATTAATACTGCTTCTGTAATTTCGAAGCTCAATCCAAATT ATTTGCAATTACATGGTGATGATGTGTATTTTACACTTGACAACTGTTCGCAAGATGAGGCTCAACAGCGTGAAGGTGTTTCTGGTACAAGCACTGTGTTATCTAAG GTCCAATCTAAGTCAAATTTTGGTGCTGGATCAAGATATAGCGAGTCAGAAGCTGATGCAATGTCTCAGAGGTTGAAGCTTGATGATTTACCTGAAACATGGTATAACCAGTTCTTTGAAAAATACAAAGCAAGTAAATCATATAGGTTACAGTTTGGTGACAGTGAAGCAGAAAAGCGAACACCTGAACAGATGTCCTTTTATCGTAAAGTTGTTGAGAATCATAAGAGACGGCGTGTAGCTTTTAAAGTAGATCAGAACATTGGTTTTGGCATGTTGGATGATGGATCAAACCTGCaatcaaactcaattttagATAACGACAATCCATTTTTTCCTGAAACAATATCTGCCATGAATTGTGTTCCTGATAGTGCAGTACTGCGGACAAGTCAACTGAAAGAGAACCAGAAAGTGGAGTTTAACGGGGTTCTAGATACTTTACCCCAAATAATGACCAAGAGTCCTATTATGATTGAGAGGCTTGGTATTAGACCAGAGTACCTTAGCATGGATCAAGGCAGCAATCAAAATCTTGGAAAGAATGGTGCAGAGAGGAGTAAGAAATGTCTGGGTGAAATGCAAGCACTAAAGTTATCACAAAAGGTGATGGCACAATTGCTGGGAAATGTGGGTTTTGAAGGCTCATCTGAAGTTCCACTAGATGTCTTGACTAAATTCATGAGTTGCCATATTCGTAAATTAGGTTCTACCTTAAAACTCCTTTCTGATAGCTACAGAAAGCAGTGTTCAGCTATGGAACTTCTCAAGATGTTTCTCCATACAGATGGACATAG TAATCTTGCGATGTTATCGGCACTTGTGAAGGATAATACTAGGAATGTTGTGCAACAAACTCAGCAACAAGTACATGGATTCCAACAACAGTTGCAACCTCAGCATGCAGCTGCCATTCGACAGTCACAGCAG ATATTAAGAATGCATCCTCAGATGCAGCAGATACAGCAGATGATCAATTCTCAAAATCTGACTCCTCAGCAACAGCAGCAGCTGATCAGTTCCCAAAATCTGACTCCTCAGCAACTGCAGCAGCTGATCAATTCCCAAAACCTGACTCCTCAGCAACAGCAGCAGTTGATCAATTCCCAAAATCTGACTCCTCAGCAACAGCAGCAGCTTATCAATTCCCAAAATGTGACTCCTCAGCAACAGCAGCAGCTGATCAATTCCCAAAATCTGACTCCTCAGCAACAGCAGCAGTTGATCAATACCCAAAATTTGACTCCTCAGCAACAGCAGCATCTGGAGAGATTGCGAAGGCGCCAGCAGTTAACACCTCGTCCTGGTATGAGTATGAACATGAACATCGACAAGGACAGGCCCTTAGTCGAAGTCAAGCTTGAACATCCAACTGATTTTCCAATGGACAACAATGCCTTTAATGCAATGACTGCGAGACAGCCGCAGATGCAGCAGTTCCGTCAGCAGCAAATTGCAGCTATGTCATCTACCTATGCTCAAAACACGAATCAGTTTAGGCCAATGTCTTCTCTTCAAATTCCTCAAGTGCAGTCACC gaATATGGGAATGGCCAGGGCTCCCCCCGTAAAAGTCGAAGGATTCCAGGAATTGATGGGTGGAGATTCAACAATGAAGCATGATTCCGAAGAAAATAAGTTAATGTCTCCTCAAAAATAG
- the LOC125867225 gene encoding putative UDP-rhamnose:rhamnosyltransferase 1, protein MANRVENKLHIVMFPWVAFGHIIPYLELSKLIAQKGHKISFISTPRNIDRLPKLPLEYSTSITLVKIPLPHVDGLPENAEATMDIHTKDIVYLKKALDGMELELTSFLEKTSPDWVIHDFAPYWLAPITTRLRISRGFFRVINAWFLAFWGSTDMMLTGSSNPPPTPEDFMVTPKWIPFETKVAFRHHEAKWVVDAMQKNVSGVSDIYRSGATIKDVDVVIIRQCCEFEGQWLKLLEDLHHRPIVPVGLMPPSLDNSDNNGTWTCIKEWLDGHNKGSVVYVALGSEVTIGQSEINELAYGLELSRVPFFWALRKRSNSGHMDYVELPDGFEDRIHGRGIVWKSWVPQLKILSHVSVGGFLTHCGWSSLIEGLMFGHPLIMLPFLVDQGLNARILEDKEIGIEIPRNEEDGSYTRDSVSSSVKLVMVEKDGRKIREKAKDISSIFGNRRLHDKYIEDLIQFLEDHRKMANGA, encoded by the coding sequence ATGGCTAATAGAGTTGAAAACAAACTCCATATAGTCATGTTCCCTTGGGTAGCTTTTGGTCATATTATACCATATCTTGAACTTTCCAAATTAATAGCTCAAAAAGGTCACAAAATTTCCTTCATTTCTACCCCAAGAAACATCGACAGACTCCCAAAACTCCCACTTGAATATTCCACATCAATAACCTTGGTGAAAATCCCTCTTCCTCATGTTGATGGATTACCAGAAAATGCAGAAGCAACTATGGATATTCACACTAAAGATATTGTCTATCTCAAAAAAGCCTTAGATGGAATGGAACTTGAATTAACAAGTTTCTTGGAGAAAACTTCTCCTGATTGGGTTATTCATGATTTTGCACCTTATTGGTTAGCACCAATCACAACTAGGTTAAGGATTTCTAGGGGATTTTTTCGAGTTATTAACGCTTGGTTTTTGGCTTTTTGGGGATCTACAGACATGATGCTCACTGGCTCTAGTAATCCACCACCAACACCAGAGGATTTCATGGTGACACCTAAATGGATACCGTTTGAAACTAAGGTGGCTTTTCGTCACCATGAAGCTAAGTGGGTAGTCGATGCCATGCAGAAGAACGTGTCTGGTGTGTCAGACATATATCGTTCTGGGGCTACGATAAAGGATGTTGACGTAGTTATTATACGTCAGTGTTGTGAGTTTGAAGGTCAGTGGTTGAAGTTACTAGAGGATCTTCACCATAGGCCTATAGTTCCGGTGGGATTAATGCCACCTTCATTGGACAATAGTGACAACAATGGAACTTGGACATGCATCAAAGAATGGCTAGATGGACATAACAAAGGGTCGGTAGTTTACGTAGCGTTAGGGAGTGAAGTCACTATTGGTCAGAGTGAAATCAACGAGTTGGCCTACGGGTTGGAGTTGTCTAGGGTACCGTTCTTCTGGGCTCTGAGGAAGCGATCTAACTCAGGACACATGGATTACGTTGAGCTGCCTGATGGGTTTGAGGACAGAATACATGGTCGAGGTATAGTATGGAAGAGTTGGGTACCTCAGTTGAAGATACTAAGTCACGTGTCAGTTGGTGGATTCTTGACTCATTGTGGATGGAGCTCGCTAATAGAAGGGTTAATGTTTGGTCACCCGTTGATTATGTTGCCATTTTTGGTTGATCAAGGTTTGAATGCAAGAATCCTAGaggataaggagattggtatagAAATACCAAGAAATGAAGAGGATGGTTCATACACAAGGGACTCTGTATCCAGTTCAGTGAAGTTGGTAATggttgaaaaagatggaaggAAAATTAGAGAGAAAGCAAAAGATATCAGTTCAATATTTGGGAATAGAAGGCTACATGATAAGTATATAGAAGATCTAATTCAGTTCTTGGAAGATCATAGAAAAATGGCCAATGGGGCATAG